Proteins encoded within one genomic window of Haladaptatus sp. QDMS2:
- a CDS encoding glycosyltransferase family 2 protein, producing MKVADWPAAAVVIAAYEEADSIGRTLDSLDGQDAEVIVVVGGDDGTDDIATEHPAVDRVLPDEEEDGPSAARNQGARAADAPVVCFTDADTVVPNHWVAKHRRHYTDDDVVGVGGPLRPTEDSTKHRVLFKLLTDYWYRAAWPVGFVQQSGNNCSYRRSAFLDADGFDEEIPFMEDTELSLRMKQYGRVVYDKECPVYTSTRRQSDQGYLGLFLIYARGYLDYFVLGRRPDDGYFK from the coding sequence ATGAAAGTCGCCGACTGGCCGGCCGCAGCCGTCGTCATCGCCGCCTACGAGGAAGCCGATTCAATCGGTCGCACGCTCGATTCCCTCGACGGGCAAGACGCCGAGGTCATCGTCGTGGTCGGCGGCGACGATGGAACCGACGACATCGCCACCGAGCATCCTGCTGTAGACCGCGTCCTTCCCGACGAGGAAGAAGACGGGCCGAGCGCGGCCCGCAATCAGGGCGCACGCGCGGCGGACGCGCCGGTCGTCTGTTTCACCGACGCCGACACCGTGGTCCCGAACCACTGGGTGGCGAAACACCGCCGTCACTACACGGACGACGACGTGGTTGGCGTCGGCGGCCCCCTGCGCCCGACGGAGGACAGCACGAAACATCGCGTGCTGTTCAAACTACTCACCGATTACTGGTATCGGGCGGCGTGGCCCGTGGGTTTCGTCCAGCAATCGGGCAACAACTGTTCGTACCGCCGGAGCGCGTTTCTCGACGCCGACGGGTTCGACGAGGAGATTCCGTTCATGGAGGACACGGAACTCTCCCTGCGAATGAAGCAATACGGCCGCGTCGTCTACGACAAGGAGTGTCCGGTGTACACCTCGACACGCCGGCAATCGGACCAGGGATACCTTGGCCTATTTCTCATCTACGCTCGGGGCTACCTCGATTACTTCGTCCTCGGGCGTCGCCCCGACGACGGCTATTTCAAGTAG